The Trichoplusia ni isolate ovarian cell line Hi5 chromosome 2 unlocalized genomic scaffold, tn1 tig00002436_group1, whole genome shotgun sequence genome includes a region encoding these proteins:
- the LOC113506171 gene encoding uncharacterized protein LOC113506171 isoform X2, translated as MMEHIRQFDWCAPIPESHFVEESDLDNCNTEKIIKNRFHDPLLSSESEDETPAKINWDEMFRTRKNHKIKVYVPCLRPVPQYPKLSALTNQQHYQILKVLSEENPHIAPDLVIHKPQRQDHKVYEAVKEIYLKEQKEYMEWAKTLWYMDHCIRALRPKPAVETVYEAEFKVKLQRMSSLPKKYDIAAQIPLESRRKTCDAVLKQELINVPLSDIPFAKIPENINKQFSILRPCAVPEPCQKHPYQFVLPNEKGVSVLPTSEIHRELALYALTNGAQYIASENALKCLMQQNRPWIIPVSVCETIGPDGDKVNVVVLDSEFSAHKEDPQMRTYKAFRHLLEQALIPMKEKEKLLKDKKKEVPSPVKAETTEDADMLSDDEDSMFICTDDNTDNTETESVQPSWSKRIDNKLNNSNLEKDSVGYITRAVSRKISEDVHDIGLYNCTCKDTIYEHPPRRSFKRWQFRSKSEINYDIIIHCPHKARSKTGELLIEPIVDYQLDLGASKQSTDSIRSLALSLMLRKNASVVLARVDGPTGEVASLLPMSADTFCGQHPGVSGALHNTLYTALGQLQGLVPGHYVLQHEVSHGPHALLLSPRGARGAGLSLCGAPPPRDEDRLARKPPDLTPELLPYHKSRKLLPCAFTPYPNQLVRETKKPAPKKKAPPQAIKLQAEQPESGTTRKWPVRKSGRKKR; from the exons ATGATGGAACATATCCGGCAATTCGATTG GTGTGCACCTATACCTGAGAGTCATTTTGTTGAAGAATCGGACTTGGACAACTGTAACACTGAGAAGATAATAAAGAACAGATTCCACGATCCCCTCTTATCGAGTGAGTCAGAAGATGAGACGCCTGCTAAAATTAACTGGGATGAGATGTTCAGAACAAGAAAA AACCATAAGATCAAAGTATATGTACCCTGTTTAAGACCTGTGCCACAGTATCCCAAACTATCTGCGCTCACAAATCAGCAGCATTATCAAATATTGAAAGTGTTAAGCGAGGAGAACCCTCACATTGCACCAGATTTAGTGATACATAAACCCCAGAGGCAAGACCACAAAGTTTATgag GCTGTAAAAGAAATATACCTGAAAGAGCAAAAAGAATACATGGAATGGGCAAAGACATTATGGTACATGGACCATTGTATTAGAGCTCTACGTCCCAAGCCTGCAGTAGAAACAGTGTATGAAGCAGAGTTCAAGGTGAAGTTACAGCGGATGAGTAGTTTACCAAAGAAGTATGATATTGCAGCACAGATACCATTAGAGAGTAGGAGGAAAACTTGTGATGCGGTGTTGAAACAAGAGTTGATTAAT gTACCTTTATCGGACATACCATTCGCCAAAATACCAGAGAACATCAACAAGCAATTCAGCATCCTTCGCCCATGTGCAGTTCCAGAGCCATGTCAAAAACATCCTTACCAGTTTGTCTTGCCAA ATGAAAAAGGGGTTTCAGTTCTTCCAACATCAGAAATCCACAGGGAGTTAGCTCTGTACGCGTTAACTAATGGAGCTCAATACATAGCCAGTGAGAATGCCCTTAAGTGTCTCATGCAACAGAATAGACCTTGGATTATACCGGTATCTGTCTGTGAGACCATTGGACCTG ATGGTGACAAAGTCAACGTCGTGGTGTTAGACAGTGAATTTTCTGCTCACAAGGAGGACCCACAAATGAGGACATATAAGGCATTTAGACATCTACTGGAACAGGCTCTCATACC TATGAAAGAAAAAGAGAAACTGCTAAAAGACAAGAAGAAGGAAGTACCGTCACCAGTCAAGGCTGAGACTACAGAGGACGCTGACATGCTCAGCGATGACGAGGACAGCATGTTTATATGTACCG ATGACAATACAGACAACACAGAAACAGAATCAGTACAACCAAGTTGGAGTAAGCGAATAGATAATAAGCTTAATAATTCAAACTTGGAGAAGGATAGTGTGGGGTACATCACGAGGGCTGTGAGCAGGAAGATCAGTGAGGATGTCCATGATATTGGACTCTACAACTGCACTTGTAAAG ACACAATATACGAGCACCCACCGCGTCGTTCGTTCAAGAGGTGGCAGTTTAGGAGCAAGAGTGAGATAAACTACGACATTATTATACATTGTCCACATAAAGCAAGG AGTAAAACAGGCGAGTTACTTATCGAACCCATAGTGGATTACCAGCTAGATTTGGGGGCAAGTAAGCAGTCAACTGACAGCATTCGGAGTTTGGCGCTCTCGCTCATGCTGAGGAAAAATGCATCGGTAGTGCTAG CTCGCGTGGACGGCCCCACCGGCGAGGTGGCCTCGCTCCTGCCGATGTCGGCGGACACGTTCTGCGGCCAGCACCCCGGCGTGAGCGGCGCCCTACACAACACGCTGTACACCGCGCTGGGGCAGCTGCAGGGGCTCGTGCCCGGCCACTACGTACTGCAGCATGAG gTGTCGCACGGGCCGCACGCGCTGCTGCTGTCCccgcgcggcgcgcgcggcgcgggcctCTCCCTGTGcggggcgccgccgccgcgcgacGAGGACAGGCTGGCGCGCAAGCCGCCCGACCTCACGCCTGAACTGCTGCCGTACCACAA ATCCCGAAAGCTGCTTCCGTGCGCCTTCACACCGTACCCCAACCAACTCGTTAGGGAAACAAAGAAACCAGCGCCCAAGAAGAAAGCACCCCCTCAAGCTATCAAG TTGCAAGCGGAGCAGCCGGAAAGCGGGACCACTCGAAAG tggCCGGTCAGGAAATCGGGCAGGAAGAAACGGTga
- the LOC113506171 gene encoding uncharacterized protein LOC113506171 isoform X3, which produces MMEHIRQFDWCAPIPESHFVEESDLDNCNTEKIIKNRFHDPLLSSESEDETPAKINWDEMFRTRKNHKIKVYVPCLRPVPQYPKLSALTNQQHYQILKVLSEENPHIAPDLVIHKPQRQDHKVYEAVKEIYLKEQKEYMEWAKTLWYMDHCIRALRPKPAVETVYEAEFKVKLQRMSSLPKKYDIAAQIPLESRRKTCDAVLKQELINVPLSDIPFAKIPENINKQFSILRPCAVPEPCQKHPYQFVLPNEKGVSVLPTSEIHRELALYALTNGAQYIASENALKCLMQQNRPWIIPVSVCETIGPDGDKVNVVVLDSEFSAHKEDPQMRTYKAFRHLLEQALIPMKEKEKLLKDKKKEVPSPVKAETTEDADMLSDDEDSMFICTDDNTDNTETESVQPSWSKRIDNKLNNSNLEKDSVGYITRAVSRKISEDVHDIGLYNCTCKDTIYEHPPRRSFKRWQFRSKSEINYDIIIHCPHKARSKTGELLIEPIVDYQLDLGASKQSTDSIRSLALSLMLRKNASVVLARVDGPTGEVASLLPMSADTFCGQHPGVSGALHNTLYTALGQLQGLVPGHYVLQHEVSHGPHALLLSPRGARGAGLSLCGAPPPRDEDRLARKPPDLTPELLPYHKSRKLLPCAFTPYPNQLVRETKKPAPKKKAPPQAIKWPVRKSGRKKR; this is translated from the exons ATGATGGAACATATCCGGCAATTCGATTG GTGTGCACCTATACCTGAGAGTCATTTTGTTGAAGAATCGGACTTGGACAACTGTAACACTGAGAAGATAATAAAGAACAGATTCCACGATCCCCTCTTATCGAGTGAGTCAGAAGATGAGACGCCTGCTAAAATTAACTGGGATGAGATGTTCAGAACAAGAAAA AACCATAAGATCAAAGTATATGTACCCTGTTTAAGACCTGTGCCACAGTATCCCAAACTATCTGCGCTCACAAATCAGCAGCATTATCAAATATTGAAAGTGTTAAGCGAGGAGAACCCTCACATTGCACCAGATTTAGTGATACATAAACCCCAGAGGCAAGACCACAAAGTTTATgag GCTGTAAAAGAAATATACCTGAAAGAGCAAAAAGAATACATGGAATGGGCAAAGACATTATGGTACATGGACCATTGTATTAGAGCTCTACGTCCCAAGCCTGCAGTAGAAACAGTGTATGAAGCAGAGTTCAAGGTGAAGTTACAGCGGATGAGTAGTTTACCAAAGAAGTATGATATTGCAGCACAGATACCATTAGAGAGTAGGAGGAAAACTTGTGATGCGGTGTTGAAACAAGAGTTGATTAAT gTACCTTTATCGGACATACCATTCGCCAAAATACCAGAGAACATCAACAAGCAATTCAGCATCCTTCGCCCATGTGCAGTTCCAGAGCCATGTCAAAAACATCCTTACCAGTTTGTCTTGCCAA ATGAAAAAGGGGTTTCAGTTCTTCCAACATCAGAAATCCACAGGGAGTTAGCTCTGTACGCGTTAACTAATGGAGCTCAATACATAGCCAGTGAGAATGCCCTTAAGTGTCTCATGCAACAGAATAGACCTTGGATTATACCGGTATCTGTCTGTGAGACCATTGGACCTG ATGGTGACAAAGTCAACGTCGTGGTGTTAGACAGTGAATTTTCTGCTCACAAGGAGGACCCACAAATGAGGACATATAAGGCATTTAGACATCTACTGGAACAGGCTCTCATACC TATGAAAGAAAAAGAGAAACTGCTAAAAGACAAGAAGAAGGAAGTACCGTCACCAGTCAAGGCTGAGACTACAGAGGACGCTGACATGCTCAGCGATGACGAGGACAGCATGTTTATATGTACCG ATGACAATACAGACAACACAGAAACAGAATCAGTACAACCAAGTTGGAGTAAGCGAATAGATAATAAGCTTAATAATTCAAACTTGGAGAAGGATAGTGTGGGGTACATCACGAGGGCTGTGAGCAGGAAGATCAGTGAGGATGTCCATGATATTGGACTCTACAACTGCACTTGTAAAG ACACAATATACGAGCACCCACCGCGTCGTTCGTTCAAGAGGTGGCAGTTTAGGAGCAAGAGTGAGATAAACTACGACATTATTATACATTGTCCACATAAAGCAAGG AGTAAAACAGGCGAGTTACTTATCGAACCCATAGTGGATTACCAGCTAGATTTGGGGGCAAGTAAGCAGTCAACTGACAGCATTCGGAGTTTGGCGCTCTCGCTCATGCTGAGGAAAAATGCATCGGTAGTGCTAG CTCGCGTGGACGGCCCCACCGGCGAGGTGGCCTCGCTCCTGCCGATGTCGGCGGACACGTTCTGCGGCCAGCACCCCGGCGTGAGCGGCGCCCTACACAACACGCTGTACACCGCGCTGGGGCAGCTGCAGGGGCTCGTGCCCGGCCACTACGTACTGCAGCATGAG gTGTCGCACGGGCCGCACGCGCTGCTGCTGTCCccgcgcggcgcgcgcggcgcgggcctCTCCCTGTGcggggcgccgccgccgcgcgacGAGGACAGGCTGGCGCGCAAGCCGCCCGACCTCACGCCTGAACTGCTGCCGTACCACAA ATCCCGAAAGCTGCTTCCGTGCGCCTTCACACCGTACCCCAACCAACTCGTTAGGGAAACAAAGAAACCAGCGCCCAAGAAGAAAGCACCCCCTCAAGCTATCAAG tggCCGGTCAGGAAATCGGGCAGGAAGAAACGGTga
- the LOC113506171 gene encoding uncharacterized protein LOC113506171 isoform X1 — translation MMEHIRQFDWCAPIPESHFVEESDLDNCNTEKIIKNRFHDPLLSSESEDETPAKINWDEMFRTRKNHKIKVYVPCLRPVPQYPKLSALTNQQHYQILKVLSEENPHIAPDLVIHKPQRQDHKVYEAVKEIYLKEQKEYMEWAKTLWYMDHCIRALRPKPAVETVYEAEFKVKLQRMSSLPKKYDIAAQIPLESRRKTCDAVLKQELINVPLSDIPFAKIPENINKQFSILRPCAVPEPCQKHPYQFVLPNEKGVSVLPTSEIHRELALYALTNGAQYIASENALKCLMQQNRPWIIPVSVCETIGPDGDKVNVVVLDSEFSAHKEDPQMRTYKAFRHLLEQALIPMKEKEKLLKDKKKEVPSPVKAETTEDADMLSDDEDSMFICTDDNTDNTETESVQPSWSKRIDNKLNNSNLEKDSVGYITRAVSRKISEDVHDIGLYNCTCKDTIYEHPPRRSFKRWQFRSKSEINYDIIIHCPHKARSKTGELLIEPIVDYQLDLGASKQSTDSIRSLALSLMLRKNASVVLARVDGPTGEVASLLPMSADTFCGQHPGVSGALHNTLYTALGQLQGLVPGHYVLQHEVSHGPHALLLSPRGARGAGLSLCGAPPPRDEDRLARKPPDLTPELLPYHKSRKLLPCAFTPYPNQLVRETKKPAPKKKAPPQAIKLQAEQPESGTTRKVPSPTGDLSNEFNECPT, via the exons ATGATGGAACATATCCGGCAATTCGATTG GTGTGCACCTATACCTGAGAGTCATTTTGTTGAAGAATCGGACTTGGACAACTGTAACACTGAGAAGATAATAAAGAACAGATTCCACGATCCCCTCTTATCGAGTGAGTCAGAAGATGAGACGCCTGCTAAAATTAACTGGGATGAGATGTTCAGAACAAGAAAA AACCATAAGATCAAAGTATATGTACCCTGTTTAAGACCTGTGCCACAGTATCCCAAACTATCTGCGCTCACAAATCAGCAGCATTATCAAATATTGAAAGTGTTAAGCGAGGAGAACCCTCACATTGCACCAGATTTAGTGATACATAAACCCCAGAGGCAAGACCACAAAGTTTATgag GCTGTAAAAGAAATATACCTGAAAGAGCAAAAAGAATACATGGAATGGGCAAAGACATTATGGTACATGGACCATTGTATTAGAGCTCTACGTCCCAAGCCTGCAGTAGAAACAGTGTATGAAGCAGAGTTCAAGGTGAAGTTACAGCGGATGAGTAGTTTACCAAAGAAGTATGATATTGCAGCACAGATACCATTAGAGAGTAGGAGGAAAACTTGTGATGCGGTGTTGAAACAAGAGTTGATTAAT gTACCTTTATCGGACATACCATTCGCCAAAATACCAGAGAACATCAACAAGCAATTCAGCATCCTTCGCCCATGTGCAGTTCCAGAGCCATGTCAAAAACATCCTTACCAGTTTGTCTTGCCAA ATGAAAAAGGGGTTTCAGTTCTTCCAACATCAGAAATCCACAGGGAGTTAGCTCTGTACGCGTTAACTAATGGAGCTCAATACATAGCCAGTGAGAATGCCCTTAAGTGTCTCATGCAACAGAATAGACCTTGGATTATACCGGTATCTGTCTGTGAGACCATTGGACCTG ATGGTGACAAAGTCAACGTCGTGGTGTTAGACAGTGAATTTTCTGCTCACAAGGAGGACCCACAAATGAGGACATATAAGGCATTTAGACATCTACTGGAACAGGCTCTCATACC TATGAAAGAAAAAGAGAAACTGCTAAAAGACAAGAAGAAGGAAGTACCGTCACCAGTCAAGGCTGAGACTACAGAGGACGCTGACATGCTCAGCGATGACGAGGACAGCATGTTTATATGTACCG ATGACAATACAGACAACACAGAAACAGAATCAGTACAACCAAGTTGGAGTAAGCGAATAGATAATAAGCTTAATAATTCAAACTTGGAGAAGGATAGTGTGGGGTACATCACGAGGGCTGTGAGCAGGAAGATCAGTGAGGATGTCCATGATATTGGACTCTACAACTGCACTTGTAAAG ACACAATATACGAGCACCCACCGCGTCGTTCGTTCAAGAGGTGGCAGTTTAGGAGCAAGAGTGAGATAAACTACGACATTATTATACATTGTCCACATAAAGCAAGG AGTAAAACAGGCGAGTTACTTATCGAACCCATAGTGGATTACCAGCTAGATTTGGGGGCAAGTAAGCAGTCAACTGACAGCATTCGGAGTTTGGCGCTCTCGCTCATGCTGAGGAAAAATGCATCGGTAGTGCTAG CTCGCGTGGACGGCCCCACCGGCGAGGTGGCCTCGCTCCTGCCGATGTCGGCGGACACGTTCTGCGGCCAGCACCCCGGCGTGAGCGGCGCCCTACACAACACGCTGTACACCGCGCTGGGGCAGCTGCAGGGGCTCGTGCCCGGCCACTACGTACTGCAGCATGAG gTGTCGCACGGGCCGCACGCGCTGCTGCTGTCCccgcgcggcgcgcgcggcgcgggcctCTCCCTGTGcggggcgccgccgccgcgcgacGAGGACAGGCTGGCGCGCAAGCCGCCCGACCTCACGCCTGAACTGCTGCCGTACCACAA ATCCCGAAAGCTGCTTCCGTGCGCCTTCACACCGTACCCCAACCAACTCGTTAGGGAAACAAAGAAACCAGCGCCCAAGAAGAAAGCACCCCCTCAAGCTATCAAG TTGCAAGCGGAGCAGCCGGAAAGCGGGACCACTCGAAAGGTACCATCACCTACTGGTGACTTGTCCAACGAATTTAACGAATGCCCGACGTAA
- the LOC113506172 gene encoding exocyst complex component 7-like has protein sequence MMKASQTLEQSTGLAIGPRKSISEAYSEESSSEALDEWEAELAGNVAAAVCRLARHEQRHLLGLVPLPRLPPLLAAVLKDCFAILAADVERACVRSRRGAARCGWGAGGWAVLARLQRLAPELERALAPASPAPFAAVLQHCQHSCVRSLDEWLEAVRGDSAAGPVDGTVHQLAAAALAHVHALAAHMHTIGPALATEPSYARAASQLLGVQDRNAAMLAIYMRKVLAQLNFALRNKSEQYPDALKAIFLLNNTHYLLQGLQRSGLLDILMLAEPECETNYRDMIQEHKNAYLQSWNKLLAHTVLDEPLPAKLRDKDRQILKDKFASFNREWEECSRLQRGYAVPDAELREALKRDNKQALLPRYGAFYDAYAALPFSKNPDKYVKYTPLQIATQLDGYFDEAA, from the exons ATGATGAAGGCCTCTCAGACATTAGAACAGTCCACTGGGCTTGCCATTGGCCCCAGGAAGTCTATATCTGAAGCAT ATTCCGAGGAGAGCAGCAGCGAGGCCCTGGACGAGTGGGAGGCGGAGCTGGCGGGCAACGTGGCGGCCGCCGTGTGTCGCCTGGCGCGCCACGAGCAGCGCCACCTGCTGGGGCTGGTGCCGCTGCCGCGGCTGCCGCCGCTGCTGGCCGCCGTGCTCAAGGACTGCTTCGCCATACTCGCGGCCGACGTCGAG CGCGCGTGCGTGCggtcgcggcgcggcgcggcgcgctgcgGCTGGGGCGCGGGCGGCTGGGCGGTGCTGGCGCGCCTGCAGCGCCTGGCGCCGGAGCTGGAGCGCGCGCTGGCGCCCGCGTCGCCCGCGCCCTTCGCCGCGGTGCTGCAGCACTGCCAGCACAGCTGCGTGCGCTCGCTGGACGAGTGGCTGGAGGCCGTGCGCGGCGACAGCGCGGCGGGGCCCGTGGACGGCACGGTGCACCagctggccgccgccgcgctcgcgcaCGTGCACGCGCTCGCCGCGCACATGCACACCATCG gcCCAGCATTGGCTACAGAACCATCTTATGCTCGCGCAGCTAGTCAGCTGCTCGGAGTACAAGACAGGAACGCCGCCATGCTGGCTATTTACATGA gaAAAGTACTGGCTCAGCTCAACTTCGCGCTTAGAAACAAAAGCGAGCAATACCCGGACGCtttgaaagcaatatttttgttgaacaaCACTCATTATTTGCTACAA GGTCTGCAGCGCAGCGGCCTCCTAGACATCCTCATGTTGGCAGAACCGGAGTGCGAAACAAATTACCGCGACATGATACAGGAACATAAGAACGCATACCTACAGAG TTGGAACAAATTACTGGCACATACAGTGTTAGACGAGCCGCTGCCAGCAAAATTACGCGACAAGGACAGGCAAATACTCAAGGATAAGTTTGCC TCGTTCAACCGCGAGTGGGAGGAGTGCTCGCGGCTGCAGCGCGGCTACGCGGTGCCGGACGCGGAGCTGCGCGAGGCGCTGAAGCGCGACAACAAGCAGGCGCTGCTGCCGCGCTACGGCGCCTTCTACGACGCCTACGCCGCGCTGCCCTTCTCCAAGAACCCCGACAAGTACGTCAAGTACACGCCGCTACAG ATCGCAACTCAACTGGATGGTTACTTCGACGAAGCTGCTTAA